TGAAGTTGCCTGAAAGCGGTTGGAACGCATGCCCCGCACCCTGCCCAAGAAACGCGAGTGCGAGATGCGCCATCAGGAGTTTACAGGTCAAATTCACATTGAACGTTGCTTCAGCCAGCAAACAAAAAGGGCGCGTCGATCTGGACGCGCCTGTGTCAATCGAGTCTCAGCAGCATTCTCCAACGATTAAACGGCGGGCCTCTCCTGCGAGAGAGGCCCGCGCTGAATTTTTTACTGAGTGAGGCGGAAGAACCGCGCATCACCTGTTGTGGGCAGGGTCAGCTGATAATTCTGCCCAACCACGGCAGGTGCTCCAGCACTACCCCATGATTGCCCAGTGCCAAGGGCCGGGGACGACTGAAGACTATAGGCAGCCGTTCCATTCGTGGTCCAGCGGATGACGATATTACCGCCGCTCAAAGTCGCCGACAACATTGGCGGAGTGACGATCACAGGCAACGTATTCGGACCTGCAGTCAAGCTCGCCTGAACCCGAGCCTGCGTGAAGAGCCCAGAATAGATGCGAAGCTCGTCGATGTTCGCAATGGCAAACGGATCGGCAGCAAACTGGGATCGGCCTATCCAATTGTTCGTCGATACAAACGTCGCCAACGCGGTGGCGACGGCAGCGCTGCTCCCGCGCAACACTCCATTCACGTAAATGGACGCTCCATTGTTCGCATCGTCATAAACGACCACGATGTGTGTCTTTTGTCCGTTTGTGAGCGGGACGCTGGAATTAACGAACCCGCTGGCAAAGTCAAACCGCGGCTGTGCCGCTCCCGAGAACTGGCGGGTGAGGAAGATCGTCGGTTGTCCCTCGCCGTTGCCGAAATCCAGATAGCGCGCCCAGGTCGCGCTGCCGTTGTCGGTAACCCACAACTCGAACGTGGCGTTATCCGCCAGTGATGTCAGCAGGTTATCCGGAAGGTCGACATAACCCCCTGCTCCCGGCAAGACCAGCTCGCCGCCAGCCACTGACGCTCCGCCCTCGAGGGTGCCATGAGCCGTTCCCACTGAGTCGTTCGCATCTGATGTGAACGAATAGCGATGAACCAGGGTGGGGGCGGGCGGGTTCACCACGGTAATCGCCACGCTGTTTGTATACGAATTAGTCGTCGCACCAACAGCGTAACGGTAAACGGCAGTCAGGGTTGCCGTCCCAAGGCCTGTCGAGCGAACCACGCCGGCCGGGCTGGTGATGGTGAGGATGTTTGTGTCACTCGACGTGAGGCTCAGGTTGTTATCTGCGAGGACGCTCACGTTCGTGGCGAGGCTGAAGTTCATGATGGCGGAGACCTGCCGTGACGTATCCAGCGGAATTGTTGCCCCACCCGTTTCGAAGGCGAAGCTCTGGAACGTGCCAATGCTTAGGTTTGTACTCCCCGGGCCGGCCTGGGCGCTGGCAGCAATCTGGAAGCGGTCCAACTCGCCGTCATAGATGCGAAACTCATCAACCTCGCCCGTAAACATGGGATCCGCCGCGAACATGGCTCGCCCGATCCAGCTGAACTGGTTGTTGATCGTGCTGAGGCTGTTGATCAAAGCCGTGTCCGTACCCGCCAGAACACCGTTTATGTATAATCCCATGAACTGACGCCCGGGATTTGGATTGAAGACACAAGCTATGTGAACATTCGTAAATCCCGCAAGGCTGCCGCCCTGGTTTGCCTGGTCTTCAGTACCAACAGATCCGATGGCGAAACGACGAACAGCGCCGCCGGCATTGGGGCTGAAGAATGCGTAGTTTTGTCCGGCAGTCCCCGCGATGTTGCCGAAATCAAACAGGCGAGCCCAGGTTGCCACTTGCGGATAGACAGTCGCCCATGTTTGGATCGTGAACGCATTGTTCTTCAGGTTGGTTGCCGCAATCAGGAAGGGTGGCAAATCCACATACGTCGGGGGGGCAGCACTCCCATCCATGACCACCCGGCCGTCTTGGATCATGGCGTTTCCCTGAAGGGTTCCATGGGCCGTTCCCACTGAATCGTTCGCGTCGCTGGTGAAGCTATACCGATGGACGAGCGACGTCGGAATCGCAATCACCTGGACAGCTTGTGTGGCGGACACCCCGGCGTAGGTCGCAATGATGTTCGCTGTGCCGGATGAAACAGCTGTGACGTTGCCGTTGGTATCAACCGTCACAATGCCGGAGTTGCCGGTGGAAAACGAAATCGGCAGGTCTGTAATGGTGACCGAGTTCGTCAAAGCAGTGGTTTCGCCAGTAACGACGGCCTTCGTACCGGAACCGATACTCAGCGGTGAATTCACCTGGAGGTGGATATTTGTGACTGTTCCCGGATTCGGGTTCAGCGAATCAGGGCCTCCCTGATGATTCGCCGCGACTTCCAAAGGATTCAACGCACCCTCGTAAATGCGGAACTCGTTGATGGAGCCGATGAAGTATGTATCGCCGTTTAAGAACTGCGAACGGCCGAGCCAGTTATTCGTGGTGCTTCCCATCTCCGCCGGCGTGTCTGTGAAGTTGTCATTTGAGCCGACCAGCACTCCGTTGATGTAGAGGCGCCCTCGTGACGTCGCGCCATCCACGGTAAATACAATGTGGCTTTCGGTTTGATTGGCGAGCGGCGTGCCTACAATCAGGCTGCCGCCACCAACGGGAACGACGTCGACCCGCACAGCTTCCAGGCTGTTGCCGCTGCGCATCCACATGAACGGTTGAATACCGGCAGCCCCGTCCGTGTTTCCGAAGTCCCAAATTCGATTCCAAAACGCGCCGCCCGTGAAGTCGTCGTGGGTCGGTGTCACCCACACTTCCATCGTGATCGAGGAATAGTTCGTTACGAGGTTGTCAGGAAGATCCACATACTTTCCGTTTACATCGCCGGAAAGGACGCCGAAAGCGTTGTCCAGAAGCACCTGTCCATCGGCGATGGAACCGTT
The sequence above is drawn from the Verrucomicrobiia bacterium genome and encodes:
- a CDS encoding LamG-like jellyroll fold domain-containing protein is translated as MKTSSLRQLKLAIWCATAAGALQISAWGATLTNRYTFATDASDSVGGQHGTVVNGSIADGQVLLDNAFGVLSGDVNGKYVDLPDNLVTNYSSITMEVWVTPTHDDFTGGAFWNRIWDFGNTDGAAGIQPFMWMRSGNSLEAVRVDVVPVGGGSLIVGTPLANQTESHIVFTVDGATSRGRLYINGVLVGSNDNFTDTPAEMGSTTNNWLGRSQFLNGDTYFIGSINEFRIYEGALNPLEVAANHQGGPDSLNPNPGTVTNIHLQVNSPLSIGSGTKAVVTGETTALTNSVTITDLPISFSTGNSGIVTVDTNGNVTAVSSGTANIIATYAGVSATQAVQVIAIPTSLVHRYSFTSDANDSVGTAHGTLQGNAMIQDGRVVMDGSAAPPTYVDLPPFLIAATNLKNNAFTIQTWATVYPQVATWARLFDFGNIAGTAGQNYAFFSPNAGGAVRRFAIGSVGTEDQANQGGSLAGFTNVHIACVFNPNPGRQFMGLYINGVLAGTDTALINSLSTINNQFSWIGRAMFAADPMFTGEVDEFRIYDGELDRFQIAASAQAGPGSTNLSIGTFQSFAFETGGATIPLDTSRQVSAIMNFSLATNVSVLADNNLSLTSSDTNILTITSPAGVVRSTGLGTATLTAVYRYAVGATTNSYTNSVAITVVNPPAPTLVHRYSFTSDANDSVGTAHGTLEGGASVAGGELVLPGAGGYVDLPDNLLTSLADNATFELWVTDNGSATWARYLDFGNGEGQPTIFLTRQFSGAAQPRFDFASGFVNSSVPLTNGQKTHIVVVYDDANNGASIYVNGVLRGSSAAVATALATFVSTNNWIGRSQFAADPFAIANIDELRIYSGLFTQARVQASLTAGPNTLPVIVTPPMLSATLSGGNIVIRWTTNGTAAYSLQSSPALGTGQSWGSAGAPAVVGQNYQLTLPTTGDARFFRLTQ